A single window of Streptomyces aquilus DNA harbors:
- a CDS encoding TetR/AcrR family transcriptional regulator: MTAQPSEYHRRVTAQKRTSIIEAATKLFLDFGYDGTSLARIAEAAGVSRATLFKQFATKAALFEAIVTEYWKVDEQEAPLPRPGNLRAGLETIGRRYVDLLTQPGMAALFRIVIAEVPRFPELGETQFKLGKMPYFESVRRYLEAENSAGTARLDDAETAATQFLGMISNFVFWPRMLLAHWEPDDAANTNAVDQAVLTMLARYSTEGAHGV, from the coding sequence ATGACGGCACAGCCTTCGGAATACCACCGGCGCGTGACAGCGCAGAAGCGGACGTCCATCATCGAGGCAGCGACGAAGCTGTTCCTGGACTTCGGCTACGACGGCACCTCACTGGCCCGCATCGCGGAGGCCGCCGGAGTGTCGAGGGCGACTCTGTTCAAGCAGTTCGCCACCAAGGCGGCCCTGTTCGAGGCGATCGTCACCGAGTACTGGAAGGTCGACGAGCAGGAGGCGCCCCTCCCCCGGCCCGGGAACCTCCGCGCAGGACTTGAGACCATCGGACGCCGATACGTGGACCTTCTCACCCAGCCCGGCATGGCCGCCCTCTTCCGCATCGTCATCGCCGAGGTACCGCGCTTCCCCGAGCTCGGCGAGACCCAGTTCAAGCTCGGCAAGATGCCCTACTTCGAATCGGTCCGCCGCTACCTCGAAGCGGAGAACTCCGCAGGTACAGCCCGGCTCGACGATGCGGAGACGGCGGCGACCCAATTCCTCGGGATGATCTCCAACTTCGTGTTCTGGCCGCGGATGCTGCTCGCCCACTGGGAGCCTGACGACGCCGCCAACACCAACGCGGTCGACCAGGCAGTGCTGACCATGCTTGCCCGATACAGCACGGAGGGGGCCCACGGCGTCTGA
- a CDS encoding condensation protein, with translation MRQIARHDVVFVAGTAGEHELTWSQKAHAREGCHPHLHGPRNRNQRMARALDGAPDMAAVLHAFAAVMAHFEALRTLYPRDADGRPRAVVVASGVLQVDEYTSDGPATSDELSALTLRLAEPGFGPDDLPLRAVVVTVDGRPLHLALSLHHFSADTTAARIVAERLARLAADPGADLGTGWQPRQIASFEGSPSGLRHAHRVDAHDRAMLRQSAMPELLVPGSHRGALYNFVCLDSAAVALAAAGLAKQYRTSVAAVLQAAYACVLAEHLGIAKCVFNTVMANRQTTFAREAVAHVAGRALVPVDTSLGSERFPALCRAVDAALVSSSSVSLREPERYARSLDEASDELGRSADNPYVVNIRPIAPRTLIRARVDRAQQDFERALASSRYGRFPKSVDTYAGKLCFVVWDMSETAGISLGTDATSFDATDLERILRSFERRLVGTAIGGHVARSGSFAGA, from the coding sequence ATGCGACAGATCGCACGCCACGACGTCGTCTTCGTCGCCGGCACCGCCGGAGAGCATGAACTGACCTGGTCGCAGAAGGCCCATGCACGCGAGGGATGCCACCCCCATCTCCACGGCCCCCGCAACAGGAACCAACGGATGGCGCGGGCGCTCGACGGCGCACCCGACATGGCCGCGGTGCTGCATGCCTTCGCCGCGGTCATGGCGCACTTCGAGGCGCTGCGCACGCTGTACCCGCGTGACGCCGACGGGCGCCCTCGCGCCGTCGTCGTGGCCTCCGGCGTGCTCCAGGTCGACGAGTACACCTCCGACGGCCCGGCGACGAGCGACGAGCTGAGCGCTCTCACCCTCCGACTGGCCGAGCCCGGATTCGGCCCGGACGACCTGCCGTTACGGGCCGTCGTCGTCACCGTGGACGGCAGACCCCTGCACCTCGCGCTGTCGTTGCACCACTTCTCGGCGGACACGACCGCCGCCCGGATCGTGGCCGAACGCCTGGCCCGACTGGCCGCCGATCCGGGCGCCGACCTCGGTACGGGGTGGCAGCCGCGGCAGATCGCGAGCTTCGAAGGCAGTCCCTCGGGGCTGCGGCACGCTCATCGTGTCGACGCCCACGACCGGGCCATGCTCCGCCAGTCCGCCATGCCCGAACTCCTGGTTCCCGGGAGCCACAGGGGCGCCCTGTACAACTTCGTGTGCCTCGACTCGGCGGCGGTCGCGCTCGCGGCAGCCGGTCTGGCGAAGCAGTACCGGACATCCGTGGCCGCCGTCCTGCAAGCCGCATACGCCTGCGTGCTCGCCGAGCACCTCGGCATCGCGAAATGCGTGTTCAACACCGTGATGGCCAACCGGCAGACCACCTTCGCCCGCGAGGCGGTGGCCCATGTCGCCGGCCGGGCCCTGGTCCCGGTCGACACGTCCCTGGGCAGTGAACGGTTCCCGGCGCTGTGTCGTGCCGTCGACGCGGCACTCGTCAGCTCCTCCTCCGTCAGCCTGCGAGAACCCGAGCGCTACGCCAGATCCCTGGACGAGGCGTCCGACGAACTGGGCCGCTCCGCGGACAACCCGTACGTGGTCAACATCCGCCCCATCGCGCCCCGCACACTGATCCGGGCCCGTGTGGACAGGGCGCAGCAGGACTTCGAGCGAGCCCTGGCGTCCAGCCGGTACGGCCGCTTCCCCAAAAGCGTCGACACGTACGCCGGAAAGCTCTGCTTCGTCGTGTGGGACATGTCCGAAACGGCCGGAATCAGTCTCGGGACGGATGCGACATCGTTCGACGCGACGGATCTCGAACGGATACTGCGGTCCTTCGAGAGGCGGCTGGTCGGAACGGCGATCGGCGGTCACGTCGCACGGAGCGGCTCCTTCGCCGGCGCGTAG
- a CDS encoding sialidase family protein, with amino-acid sequence MSDAQDLSRRGLLAAGAAAAALPVLAPATASAASAPAAGKARRVPYTFRNAEIVGGGFVTGIVFNQSEPGLVYARTDIGGAYRLDKATRRWIPLTDWIGWDEYGHTGIISIATDEVDPDRVYLAAGTYTMPEWDPSMAAILRSTDRGRTWKTTPLPFRLGGNMPGRGIGERLVIDPHRNRILYLGVRGGHGLWRSTDHGKSFAKVTSFPNPGNFVIDPTDPDGYNGDNLGVLQVVFDKRTGRAGRATRTLYVTVADKDNILYRSTDAGTTWERVPGQPTGFIPHHAVFDHVGGYLYLATSDTAGPYDGSKGDVWKLDTATDTWTRISPVPSTSDDNQYGYSGLTIDRQNPATLMVSTQVKWYPDCLLFRSTDGGTSWTPAWEAGPNSERTLRYDIDISAAPWLTWNASPSLPEMTPKLGWMMECVQIDPFDSDHFMYGTGATIYGADNLTDWDSGGTVHLSVRAQGLEETAVLALVSPSVGTAHLFSGVGDVGGFRHTDFRKAPKMYDSPTFGGTPALDYAELAPHTLVRVGHPTSGWTQHFAVSTDSGATWKPSGSEPSGVTGPGVEDQAVAISADGRRIVWSPAGAPVSWSDDHGATWTASKGLPAGAPVRSDRVNPAKFYAYDSGVFYLSTDGGMTFKATAATGLPIAGNVRFKPVPGHEGDIWLAGGTTKPATPTPYGLWRSTDSGTSFTRFEAVDQGDVVGFGKAAPGAKYPAVYTSSKIHGVRGIFRSDDAGRTWVRINDDRHQYAWTGNTMTGDPRVYGRIYFGTNGRGVIYGDPGQV; translated from the coding sequence ATGAGTGATGCCCAGGACCTCTCCCGGCGAGGGCTGCTGGCCGCCGGCGCGGCCGCAGCCGCGCTCCCTGTGCTCGCCCCCGCCACTGCCTCAGCCGCGTCGGCCCCCGCGGCCGGGAAGGCCCGACGCGTGCCCTATACCTTCCGCAACGCGGAGATAGTCGGCGGCGGCTTCGTCACGGGCATTGTCTTCAACCAGTCCGAACCCGGACTGGTGTACGCCCGTACCGACATCGGCGGCGCCTACCGCCTCGACAAGGCGACTCGGCGGTGGATCCCCCTCACCGACTGGATCGGCTGGGACGAGTACGGACACACCGGCATCATCAGCATCGCCACCGACGAGGTCGACCCCGACCGCGTCTACCTGGCGGCGGGCACCTACACGATGCCCGAATGGGACCCGAGCATGGCGGCGATCCTGCGCTCGACCGACCGCGGCCGCACCTGGAAGACCACCCCCCTGCCGTTCCGGCTGGGCGGCAACATGCCCGGCCGAGGCATCGGCGAGCGGCTGGTGATCGACCCCCACCGCAACAGGATTCTCTACCTCGGAGTGCGCGGGGGCCACGGGCTGTGGCGCAGTACCGACCACGGCAAGAGCTTCGCGAAGGTGACCAGCTTCCCCAACCCGGGCAACTTCGTCATCGACCCCACCGACCCCGACGGCTACAACGGTGACAACCTGGGCGTGCTGCAAGTCGTCTTCGACAAGCGCACCGGCAGAGCGGGCAGAGCCACCCGGACCCTCTACGTCACCGTCGCCGACAAGGACAACATCCTGTACCGGTCGACCGACGCGGGCACGACCTGGGAACGCGTACCCGGGCAGCCCACCGGCTTCATCCCGCACCACGCGGTCTTCGACCACGTCGGCGGCTACCTGTACCTGGCGACCAGCGACACCGCAGGACCCTACGACGGTTCCAAGGGCGACGTGTGGAAGCTGGACACCGCCACCGACACCTGGACCCGTATCAGCCCGGTCCCGTCCACCAGCGACGACAACCAGTACGGCTACAGCGGCCTGACCATCGACCGGCAGAACCCGGCCACCCTGATGGTGTCCACCCAGGTCAAGTGGTACCCCGACTGCCTCCTGTTCCGCTCCACCGACGGCGGCACGAGCTGGACCCCCGCGTGGGAGGCGGGCCCGAACTCCGAGCGCACCCTGCGCTACGACATCGACATCTCCGCTGCCCCCTGGCTGACCTGGAACGCCTCGCCGTCGCTGCCGGAGATGACCCCCAAGCTGGGCTGGATGATGGAGTGCGTCCAGATCGACCCCTTCGACTCCGACCACTTCATGTACGGCACCGGAGCGACGATCTACGGCGCCGACAACCTGACCGACTGGGACAGCGGCGGCACGGTGCACCTGTCCGTACGCGCCCAGGGGCTGGAGGAAACCGCCGTCCTGGCACTGGTCAGCCCGTCCGTCGGCACGGCGCACCTCTTCTCCGGCGTCGGCGATGTCGGCGGCTTCCGGCACACGGATTTCCGCAAAGCGCCGAAGATGTACGACAGCCCGACCTTCGGCGGCACCCCGGCCCTGGACTACGCGGAGCTGGCGCCCCACACCCTCGTGCGCGTCGGCCACCCCACCAGCGGCTGGACCCAGCACTTCGCCGTCTCCACCGACAGCGGCGCCACCTGGAAGCCGTCGGGCAGTGAGCCGTCCGGCGTCACCGGGCCCGGAGTCGAGGACCAGGCCGTCGCCATCAGCGCCGACGGCAGACGCATCGTCTGGTCACCGGCCGGCGCGCCGGTCAGCTGGTCCGACGACCACGGAGCGACCTGGACGGCTTCGAAGGGGTTGCCGGCCGGGGCCCCCGTACGCTCCGACCGGGTGAACCCGGCGAAGTTCTACGCCTACGACTCCGGCGTCTTTTACCTCAGCACGGACGGCGGCATGACCTTCAAGGCCACGGCGGCGACCGGTCTGCCCATCGCGGGCAATGTCCGGTTCAAGCCGGTACCGGGTCACGAGGGCGACATCTGGCTGGCCGGCGGCACCACCAAGCCCGCCACCCCCACGCCGTACGGGCTGTGGCGGTCGACCGACTCCGGTACGTCCTTCACCAGGTTCGAGGCGGTGGACCAGGGCGACGTCGTCGGATTCGGCAAGGCCGCACCCGGCGCCAAGTACCCCGCCGTCTACACCAGCTCCAAGATCCATGGAGTGCGCGGCATCTTCCGTTCCGACGACGCGGGCCGGACCTGGGTCCGCATCAACGACGACCGCCACCAGTACGCCTGGACCGGCAACACCATGACCGGAGATCCCCGGGTCTACGGCCGCATCTACTTCGGGACCAACGGACGCGGAGTCATCTACGGTGACCCGGGCCAGGTCTGA
- a CDS encoding low temperature requirement protein A: MVTNGEGSRLVATEGGHRVTPAELFFDLVFVYAITQVTALMAADPSGLRLLGGMVALALLWWCWCCFAWLGNVVRADSGAMFTVLVSVMAVVLIVSLAVPEIYDDAPGGLPAPLVFVLCYGAVRVLHLVTYWLSDPTDQALRRVLRRTALLSVTPPFALLLIGAAFTGTTQILIWLAAVLIDYLGIFLTGKSGWRVASPGHFAERHGLIVIIALGESIVAIGVGVSGFALSTPVLAGAVLGLLVSVGLWRLYFRQLAETVEHRLTTATGDDRTRLARDAYTFLHLPLVAGIVITALGMKKTLTQIADTGHYDLTEPLHGVVAWALPGGVGLFVLASAALLLRTTSHRSPLLLAGGVVCLVAGPAVTFVPSLVALGLLAALVTALVVVQDTTVRPRVTAAD, translated from the coding sequence GTGGTAACGAATGGCGAGGGGTCGCGGCTGGTCGCGACCGAGGGCGGCCACCGGGTGACACCGGCCGAGCTCTTCTTCGACTTGGTGTTCGTGTATGCGATCACTCAGGTCACCGCACTGATGGCGGCCGACCCGAGCGGGTTGCGGCTGCTCGGCGGGATGGTCGCGCTGGCGCTGCTGTGGTGGTGCTGGTGCTGTTTCGCCTGGCTGGGGAACGTCGTACGGGCCGACTCCGGTGCGATGTTCACCGTGCTGGTGTCCGTCATGGCCGTTGTCCTGATCGTGTCGCTGGCCGTGCCCGAGATCTACGACGACGCGCCCGGCGGACTTCCCGCCCCCTTGGTCTTCGTCCTGTGCTACGGCGCCGTCCGCGTCCTTCACCTGGTCACGTACTGGCTGTCCGACCCCACCGATCAGGCACTGCGCCGTGTCCTGCGCCGCACCGCCCTGCTCTCGGTGACCCCGCCGTTCGCCCTGCTCCTCATCGGTGCGGCGTTCACCGGCACCACCCAGATCCTGATCTGGCTCGCCGCCGTGCTCATCGACTACCTGGGCATCTTCCTCACCGGAAAATCGGGCTGGCGGGTCGCCTCACCCGGCCATTTCGCCGAACGCCACGGCCTGATCGTCATCATCGCCCTCGGCGAGTCGATCGTCGCCATCGGCGTCGGTGTCTCCGGCTTCGCGCTGAGCACCCCGGTCCTGGCCGGTGCCGTCCTGGGGCTGCTCGTTTCCGTAGGGCTGTGGCGCCTGTACTTCCGTCAACTCGCCGAGACGGTCGAGCATCGGCTGACCACCGCCACCGGCGACGACCGCACCCGGCTGGCCCGTGACGCGTACACCTTCCTCCACCTCCCCCTGGTGGCCGGCATCGTCATCACCGCCCTCGGCATGAAGAAGACCCTCACGCAGATCGCCGATACCGGCCACTACGACCTGACGGAGCCCCTCCACGGAGTCGTTGCCTGGGCCCTGCCCGGCGGCGTCGGCCTGTTCGTCCTCGCCTCGGCCGCCCTGCTCCTGCGCACCACGAGCCACCGTTCGCCGCTCCTCCTCGCCGGCGGAGTGGTCTGCCTCGTCGCAGGACCCGCCGTCACCTTCGTCCCCTCTCTCGTCGCCCTGGGCCTCCTCGCCGCGCTCGTGACCGCCCTGGTCGTCGTTCAGGACACCACCGTCCGGCCCCGTGTGACCGCCGCCGACTGA
- a CDS encoding GH12 family glycosyl hydrolase domain-containing protein, whose translation MKIRIGWAALLAALALVFTLPNSAVAASQTYWFKYYATGGNASTWYSDDNNWGVNSSTGTGFVAMVNGKDWGWSSPVTTLPKKIRDVSPNNTSWFSQSAYPKSGSYYDAAYDIFIDPYPAPADRNSLTEIMIWLNWSNTKPLADHYDANGNAVPAATNVSLGGRSWDIYEYTWSNGGHTLSFLDRGKSGWWSGSLTPFFNYGQNRGFYTGDHYLNSVMAGWEFGPGDYTAHSWGAVGF comes from the coding sequence ATGAAAATCCGTATCGGCTGGGCCGCGCTGCTCGCGGCGCTGGCTCTCGTCTTCACCCTGCCGAACTCGGCGGTGGCAGCGTCACAGACGTACTGGTTCAAGTACTACGCGACCGGCGGCAACGCCTCGACGTGGTACAGCGACGACAACAACTGGGGAGTGAACTCCTCGACCGGCACCGGCTTCGTCGCCATGGTCAACGGCAAGGACTGGGGCTGGTCGTCCCCGGTGACCACACTTCCCAAGAAGATCCGCGACGTCAGCCCCAACAACACCTCGTGGTTCAGCCAGTCGGCATACCCGAAGTCCGGCTCGTACTACGACGCCGCGTACGACATCTTCATCGACCCCTACCCCGCGCCGGCCGACCGCAACTCCCTGACCGAGATCATGATCTGGCTCAACTGGTCCAACACCAAGCCGCTGGCCGACCACTACGACGCGAACGGCAACGCGGTCCCGGCCGCGACCAACGTCAGCCTGGGCGGCCGCAGTTGGGACATCTACGAGTACACCTGGAGCAACGGCGGCCACACCCTCAGCTTCCTGGACAGGGGCAAGTCCGGCTGGTGGTCCGGCAGTCTCACGCCGTTCTTCAACTACGGCCAGAACAGGGGTTTCTACACCGGCGACCACTATCTCAACAGCGTCATGGCCGGCTGGGAGTTCGGGCCGGGTGACTACACCGCGCACTCCTGGGGTGCCGTGGGCTTCTGA